From the genome of Chroicocephalus ridibundus chromosome 1, bChrRid1.1, whole genome shotgun sequence, one region includes:
- the LOC134510474 gene encoding rab-like protein 2A — MADAQQAQDKAAAGAEETVKIICLGDSAVGKSKLLERFLLDGFRPQQLSTFALTLYKHRAQVDGQTVLVDFWDTAGQERFQSMHASYYHKAHACIMVFDVQRKVTYKNLNSWYKELREFRPEIPCIVVANKIDADMKVTQKSFNFARKFSLPFYFVSAADGTNVVKLFNDAIKLAVAYKQNSGDFMDEVMRELENFDLQKRSENLSDQEESCPEETPPSA, encoded by the exons ATGGCGGATGCCCAGCAGGCCCAGGATAAGGCCGCGGCCGGCGCTGAGGAGACCGTGAAGATCATCTGCCTGGGCGACAGCGCCGTGGGCAAGTCCAA GCTGCTGGAGAGGTTCCTGCTCGACGGCTT CcgcccccagcagctctccaccTTCGCCCTGACGCTCTACAAGCACCGTGCCCAGGTGGACGGGCAGACGGTCCTCGTGG ACTTCTGGGACACAGCTGGACAGGAGAGGTTCCAGAGCATGCATGCGTCCTATTACCATAAGGCTCATGCTTGTATCATG GTGTTTGATGTGCAGCGGAAAGTCACCTACAAGAACTTAAACAGCTGGTACAAGGAGCTGAGAGAATTCCGCCCAGAGATTCCTTGCATTGTGGTGGCCAACAAAATTGATG cggACATGAAGGTGACCCAGAAAAGCTTCAACTTTGCCCGGAAGTTCAGTTTGCCCTTTTACTTTGTGTCTGCTGCAGATGGCACCAATGTAGTGAAG CTCTTCAACGATGCTATCAAACTGGCAGTTGCTTACAAGCAGAATTCGGGAGATTTCATGGACGAGGTCATGCGAGAACTGGAG AACTTCGACCTGCAGAAGAGGAGTGAGAATTTGTCGGATCAAGAGGAGAGCTGCCCTGAAGAGACGCCGCCATCTGCCTAA
- the NME6 gene encoding nucleoside diphosphate kinase 6 isoform X1, whose amino-acid sequence MAAAGRCGRPLQLTLALLKPDAVAHPLVLEPLRLCPQAVHETILRHQFFIVRAKELRCGREESRRFYREHAGRFFYQRLVEFMASGPMWAYILAHENAVPLWRSLMGPTKVFRARNSVPDSIRGAYGLTDTRNTTHGSDSPASASREIAFFFPEFNEQLWYQREEPRLRCGQVYYNAEERVHCVVGDEEKELT is encoded by the exons atggcggcggcgggtcgCTGCGGGCGGCCGCTGCAGCTGACGCTGGCGCTGCTGAAGCCGGACGCCGTGGCCCACCCGCTGGTGCTGGAG CCGCTGCGCCTCTGCCCGCAGGCCGTGCACGAAACCATCCTCAGGCACCAGTTCTTCATCGTGCGCGCCAAGGAGCTGCGCTGCGGACGGGAGGAGAGCCGCCGCTTCTACCGGGAGCACGCGG GGCGGTTCTTCTATCAGCGGCTGGTGGAGTTCATGGCCAG TGGCCCTATGTGGGCTTATATCTTGGCCCATGAGAATGCTGTTCCCCTCTGGAGATCCCTGATGGGACCCACCAAAGTATTCCGAGCCCGAAACAGCGTCCCAGATTCCATCCGAGGAGCTTATGGCCTCACTGACACCAGGAATACCACTCATGGCTCAG ATTCACCAGCATCAGCCAGCagagaaattgccttttttttcccagagttcAATGAACAGCTCTGGTACCAGCGGGAAGAGCCACGTCTGCGCTGCGGGCAGGTGTATTACAATGCAGAGGAGCGTGTCCACTGTGTTGTCGGGGATGAAGAAAAAGAGTTGACCTGA
- the NME6 gene encoding nucleoside diphosphate kinase 6 isoform X2, which translates to MAAAGRCGRPLQLTLALLKPDAVAHPLVLEAVHETILRHQFFIVRAKELRCGREESRRFYREHAGRFFYQRLVEFMASGPMWAYILAHENAVPLWRSLMGPTKVFRARNSVPDSIRGAYGLTDTRNTTHGSDSPASASREIAFFFPEFNEQLWYQREEPRLRCGQVYYNAEERVHCVVGDEEKELT; encoded by the exons atggcggcggcgggtcgCTGCGGGCGGCCGCTGCAGCTGACGCTGGCGCTGCTGAAGCCGGACGCCGTGGCCCACCCGCTGGTGCTGGAG GCCGTGCACGAAACCATCCTCAGGCACCAGTTCTTCATCGTGCGCGCCAAGGAGCTGCGCTGCGGACGGGAGGAGAGCCGCCGCTTCTACCGGGAGCACGCGG GGCGGTTCTTCTATCAGCGGCTGGTGGAGTTCATGGCCAG TGGCCCTATGTGGGCTTATATCTTGGCCCATGAGAATGCTGTTCCCCTCTGGAGATCCCTGATGGGACCCACCAAAGTATTCCGAGCCCGAAACAGCGTCCCAGATTCCATCCGAGGAGCTTATGGCCTCACTGACACCAGGAATACCACTCATGGCTCAG ATTCACCAGCATCAGCCAGCagagaaattgccttttttttcccagagttcAATGAACAGCTCTGGTACCAGCGGGAAGAGCCACGTCTGCGCTGCGGGCAGGTGTATTACAATGCAGAGGAGCGTGTCCACTGTGTTGTCGGGGATGAAGAAAAAGAGTTGACCTGA
- the LOC134512483 gene encoding olfactory receptor 2A5-like: MAVENQTHVTEFTLLGFSHGQPFLFVLFLAIYLATLLGNSAILALVFLDPHLHSPMYFFLSHLSCLDICYSSVTVPKILANALRPQATISYRGCLAQMFFLMWCAGTECVLLAVMAYDRYAAICQPLRYAHAMSWGVCVVAATGCWLWGMLDSAVHTLLATRLSFCGAARLQHIFCDVPPLLRAACSITHRSEVALHAASVFVGLGPFLLVIISYLRILATIIQMPMATSRRKAFSTCSAHLLVVTLYFVTANLNYNRPSSGYSPAADTLVSVLYCIVTPMLNPLIYSLRNQEVRGALRKAVWGQGTLGCPGSNA, encoded by the coding sequence ATGGCAGTTGAGAACCAGACTCATGTGACAGAGTTCACACTCCTCGGCTTTTCCCATGGCCAGCCCttcctctttgttcttttcctggCCATTtacctggccacactgctggggaaCTCTGCAATACTCGCCCTCGTGTTCCTGGATCCCCATCTCCACAGCCCTATGTACTTCTTCCTCAGTCATTTGTCCTGCTTGGACATTTGCTACTCATCGGTGACGGTGCCCAAGATCCTGGCGAATGCCCTGCGCCCGCAGGCAACCATCTCCTACCGCGGGTGCCTGGCCCAGATGTTCTTCCTGATGTGGTGTGCAGGGACAGAGTGCGTGCTCCTGGctgtcatggcctacgaccgctatgCAGCCATATGCCAGCCCCTGCGCTATGCCCACGCCATGAGCTGGGGTGTCTGTGTGGTGGCAGCCACCGGCTGCTGGCTCTGGGGGATGCTGGACTCGGCTGTGCACACCCTCCTGGCCACCAGGCTCTCCTTCTGCGGGGCTGCCCGGCTTCAGCACATCTTCTGTGACGTCCCCCCCCTACTGAGGGCTGCCTGCAGCATCACCCACCGCAGTGAGGTGGCACTCCACGCTGCCAGTGTCTTTGTGGGCCTTGGCCCCTTCCTGCTTGTCATCATCTCCTACCTCCGCATCCTGGCCACCATCATCCAGatgcccatggccaccagccgGCGCAAGGCCTTCTCCACGTGCTCTGCCCACCTGCTCGTGGTCACCCTGTACTTTGTGACAGCCAACCTGAACTACAACCGGCCCAGCTCCGGCTACTCCCCGGCAGCTGACACGCTGGTCTCCGTGCTGTATTGCATCGTCACCCCCAtgctgaaccccctcatctacagcctCCGCAACCAGGAGGTGCGGGGAGCACTGCGGAAGGCCGTGTGGGGACAGGGCACGCTGGGCTGCCCGGGCAGCAATGCATGA